The following coding sequences are from one Ornithorhynchus anatinus isolate Pmale09 chromosome 11, mOrnAna1.pri.v4, whole genome shotgun sequence window:
- the HYLS1 gene encoding hydrolethalus syndrome protein 1, with protein MEALMGPRPQRWDTVDPEDRLAAAGMTFTRVCASQGEGDSQRGARPPSYDPYSKASVTPGGWPLLPRLPRSLAAEGAGPPEPAPQAARKRPVMKRKVLRRKPDGEVQVSDESALREPESSSESDPERELWDLRRRLMGLRTYRPASPPSPPTSDRGGSSDPERGYPGAARGDPAGYLRHEEPGQLAYEQDLFLPSRARSFILPPAELPGRVRGKVDRVARYLAYKRDWESLRLPGETAHRELRWGIREQMLDRPEAPPRPHQVYVPNTYLVPTEKKRSALRWGVRCDLALGIIPRKAPSL; from the coding sequence ATGGAGGCGCTGATGGGCCCTCGCCCGCAGAGGTGGGACACCGTGGACCCCGAGGACCGCCTGGCAGCCGCCGGCATGACCTTCACCCGGGTCTGTGCcagccagggggagggggacagtcaGCGGGGCGCCCGCCCGCCCTCGTACGACCCCTACAGCAAAGCCTCGGTGACCCCTGGCGGGTGGCCCCTGCTCCCGAGGCTTCCCCGGAGCCTGGCggccgagggggccgggccccccgagCCCGCCCCCCAGGCAGCCCGGAAGAGGCCGGTGATGAAGAGGAAGGTGCTCCGGAGGAAGCCCGACGGGGAGGTGCAGGTGTCGGACGAGTCCGCCCTCCGGGAGCCCGAGTCCAGCAGCGAGAGCGACCCGGAGAGAGAGCTGTGGGACTTGAGGCGGAGGCTGATGGGGCTGCGGACCTACCGCCCCGCcagccccccgtccccgcccaccAGCGACCGGGGCGGCTCCTCGGACCCCGAGCGCGGCTACCCGGGCGCCGCCCGGGGCGACCCAGCCGGCTACCTGCGGCACGAGGAGCCGGGCCAGCTGGCCTACGAGCAAGACCTGTTCCTCCCCAGCCGGGCCAGGTCCTTCATCCTCCCCCCGGCGGAGCTGCCGGGCCGCGTCCGGGGCAAGGTGGACCGGGTGGCCCGCTACCTGGCGTACAAGCGCGACTGGGAGAGCTTGAGGCTGCCCGGGGAGACGGCGCACCGGGAGCTGCGCTGGGGCATCCGCGAGCAGATGCTCGACCGCCCGGAAgcgccccccaggccccaccaggTCTACGTCCCCAACACCTACCTCGTGCCCACTGAGAAGAAGAGGTCAGCTCTGCGCTGGGGGGTGCGCTGTGACCTGGCCCTCGGCATCATCCCCCGGAAAGCCCCCTCCCTCTAG
- the PUS3 gene encoding tRNA pseudouridine(38/39) synthase: MAGDGGEMGETERLLRQRVQELEREVQRLQRGRADGREDPAAGGAKKRQQRPFDFGAYGRRHVALRIAYLGWGYQGFASQENTNNTIEERLFEALTKTRLIERRQTANYHRCGRTDKGVSAFGQVISLDLRSQTVRGGQEEEGSKDRMDARTAEIRYTHILNRVLPPDIRVLAWAPVGSGFSARFNCLQRTYRYFFPRADLDLEAMDRAAQKYVGTHDFRNLCKMDVANGVTSFQRTILSAQVRRVDQSEETDRRDPFRLCQFEVTGQAFLYHQVRCMMAILFLVGQRMEGPEVIDELLDVEKNPRKPQYSMAVELPLVLYDCQFEKLEWIYDREVQEFNVRHLQQLWASHAVQTQLLFSMLQGLDSAPVAPGPGSGTDGPVRWRDVRPAFRQQVSAFVEGVKTRTYKPLLERPRCEGLESRIRHFVRRGRLEPPGARPGEGAAAKRGRGQTAQGGDRAPERLPKRICPGPVAPDASCPKITAETRTGDPPGSPGQELEGREES; encoded by the exons ATGGCAGGAGACGGAGGGGAGATGGGCGAGACCGAGCGTCTGCTGCGGCAGAGAGTGCAGGAACTGGAGCGGGAGGTCCAGCGGCTCCAGCGGGGGCGGGCCGACGGCCGGGAGGACCCCGCGGCCGGCGGGGCCAAGAAACGCCAGCAGCGCCCGTTTGACTTCGGCGCCTACGGCCGCAGACACGTGGCCCTCAGGATCGCCTACCTGGGCTGGGGCTACCAGGGTTTCGCCAGCCAGGAGAACACGAACAACACCATCGAAGAGAGGCTGTTCGAGGCCCTGACCAAGACGCGGCTGATCGAGAGGCGCCAGACCGCCAACTACCACCGGTGCGGACGGACGGACAAGGGGGTCAGTGCCTTCGGGCAG GTGATCTCTCTGGACCTCCGCTCCCAAACTGTCAGGGGcggtcaggaggaggagggctcgaAAGACAGAATGGACGCCCGGACCGCGGAGATCCGTTACACCCACATCCTGAACCGCGTGCTCCCCCCGGACATCCGGGTGCTGGCCTGGGCCCCCGTGGGGTCCGGCTTCAGCGCCCGGTTCAATTGCCTCCAGCGGACGTACCGCTACTTCTTTCCCCGGGCCGACCTGGACCTCGAGGCCATGGATCGGGCGGCCCAGAAGTACGTCGGCACCCACGACTTCCGGAACTTATGCAAGATGGACGTGGCCAACGGCGTGACCAGCTTCCAGAGGACCATCCTGTCGGCCCAGGTCCGGCGGGTGGACCAGAGCGAGGAAACGGACCGGCGGGATCCTTTCCGGCTGTGTCAGTTCGAGGTGACGGGCCAGGCCTTCCTGTACCATCAAGTCCGCTGTATGATGGCCATCCTCTTCCTGGTCGGCCAGCGGATGGAGGGCCCGGAGGTCATCGACGAGCTGCTGGACGTAGAAAAGAATCCCCGGAAACCCCAGTACAG CATGGCCGTGGAGCTCCCTCTGGTGCTGTACGACTGCCAGTTTGAGAAGCTCGAGTGGATCTACGACCGGGAGGTGCAGGAGTTCAACGTGCGCCACCTCCAGCAGCTGTGGGCCAGCCACGCCGTCCAAACCCAGCTGCTCTTCAGCATGCTGCAGGGCCTCGACTCGGCCCCCGTGGCCCCTGGCCCAG GCTCGGGGACAGACGGACCGGTCCGGTGGAGGGACGTCCGGCCGGCCTTCCGGCAGCAGGTCAGCGCTTTCGTCGAGGGCGTGAAGACGCGCACGTACAAGCCGCTGCTGGAGCGGCCCAGGTGCGAGGGGCTGGAGTCGCGGATCCGCCACTTCGTCCGCAGGGGACGCCTCGAGCCGCCCGGGGCTCGGCCCGGGGAGGGAGCGGCGGCCAAGAGGGGCCGCGGCCAGACCGCTCAGGGTGGGGACCGGGCCCCCGAGCGACTCCCGAAGAGGATCTGCCCCGGCCCCGTGGCGCCGGACGCCAGCTGCCCCAAGATCACGGCAGAGACCCGGACCGGCGAtccgcccggctcccccggccaaGAGCTGGAGGGTAGGGAAGAGTCCTGA
- the PATE3 gene encoding prostate and testis expressed protein 3, with translation MDKQLLLSLAALLCLFGAAAALKCTTCSIVATDGRCQVGQGTCVAGPGESCLKYRVYQGDTLQVGGMSCEKNCQAKESMQLGKKYIYTCCSNKDHCNQ, from the exons ATGGACAAACAACTCCTGCTGAGCCTGGCCGCTCTGCTCTGCCTCTTCGGGG CGGCGGCGGCTCTGAAGTGCACAACCTGCAGCATCGTGGCCACGGATGGCCGCTGCCAAGTGGGCCAAGGCACCTGCGTGGCTGGGCCGGGAGAGTCCTGCTTGAAATACAGAGTTTACCAAG gGGACACGCTCCAGGTTGGGGGGATGAGCTGTGAAAAGAACTGCCAAGCCAAGGAGTCCATGCAACTTGGAAAGAAATACATCTACACCTGCTGCAGCAACAAAGACCACTGCAACCAGTAA